Proteins encoded together in one Lathyrus oleraceus cultivar Zhongwan6 chromosome 5, CAAS_Psat_ZW6_1.0, whole genome shotgun sequence window:
- the LOC127079051 gene encoding uncharacterized protein LOC127079051, which yields MSIAIKQAFGKKIPTNIPKVRIDNILFHSMENIEKWKFVYQRSLALERELGKDAFECKEVMSLIQEAGLNETVTRFGKCYEILVKEFIVNISKECDNKRSKESRKVYVRGRCVDFSPEIINRFLGRNEEDQAEVEVSDNVIWTKSSFNFGSYVFDQTMKHVTSYDVKMPIAFPSLICGVILSQHPSILISSNNIGKRDPPLSLHYRIFTRKHVPEIIMAYGQTYYMPTTRTCISAELKDTCKTLDETIKRCTRRKNKIEILIKALSKEEGMLKGDGIGEEEENE from the exons ATGTCTATTGCCATAAAGCAAGCATTTGGGAAGAAGATTCCAACAAATATTCCTAAAGTTCGAATTGACAATATTTTGTTTCACTCTATGGAGAATAttgaaaaatggaaatttgtttATCAAAGAAGTTTAGCACTGGAAAGGGAATTGGGCAAAGATGCTTTTGAATGCAAAGAGGTGATGAGTCTGATTCAAGAGGCTGGATTGAATGAAACTGTAACTAGATTTGGCAAGTGTTATGAAATTCTTGTTAAAGAATTTATTGTGAACATCTCTAAGGAATGTGATAACAAGAGGAGCAAGGAGTCTAGAAAAGTGTATGTCAGAGGAAGATGTGTAGATTTTTCTCCTGAAATAATAAATAGGTTTTTGGGCAGAAATGAAGAAGACCAAGCTGAAGTAGAAGTCTCTGACAATGTTATCT GGACTAAGTCAAGTTTTAACTTTGGATCTTATGTCTTTGATCAAACTATGAAGCATGTTACCTCTTATGATGTGAAGATGCCAATAGCTTTTCCCTCATTGATCTGTGGTGTTATTTTGAGTCAACACCCAAGTATCTTAATCAGTTCTAACAACATCGGCAAAAGGGACCCTCCTCTCTCATTACATTATAGGATCTTCACTAGGAAACATGTTCCAGAAATTATCATGGCATATGGACAAACATATTACATGCCTACTACTAGAACATGCATCAGTGCTGAGCTAAAAGATACCTGCAAGACCTTGGATGAAACTATCAAAAGATGTACTAGGAGGAAAAACAAGATTGAAATATTGATAAAGGCCTTGTCTAAAGAAGAAGGAATGTTGAAAGGTGATGGAATAGGTGAAGAAGAGGAAAATGAATAA